The nucleotide sequence CGTAAAAATCTTTTAAAAGGATTTAAGAAGCCGAAAGGCTTGGAATTTGCTCAGCAAGAATCAACCGAAAGCTATGGTAAGTTTACGGCATCCCCTTTTGAGACCGGTTTTGGAACAACAATCGGAAATTGTTTGAGGAGAATTTTATTGTCCTCAATTCAAGGTTATGCCATATCGGCAGTGCTTATAACATCGCATGATGCCGACGGTGTACCCCACACAATTTCAAGTGAGTTTGAAAATATTCCGAACGTCTCCGAAGATACGCTGGAAATTTTGAATAAACTAAAGCAGATCCGCCTCCGTTTATCGGATGAGTCGGAACAAGGTGACTTTCATTTTGAATTTAAGGGGCCTGCGTCGATAACCAGCAAAGATTTTGCCGTTGAAGGACAGCTTGAAATTTTAGGCGAACCTTTTCATGTTATGGAACTTATGAAGGGTGCTAATGTTTCGTTTGATGTTCAAGTAGATTTCGGTCGAGGTTATGTACCGGCAGAAGTTAATGAAAAATACATTGAAATTGTCGGAACTATTCCGATGGACGCAATCTACGGTCCTGTTTTAAAAGTAAGCTATGCTATTGAACCTTGCAGAGTAGGACAAAGAAACGATTACGATAAGCTCATTCTTGAAATTTGGACTGACAGTACGGTCAGACCTGAAGATGTTTTGGGCGAAGCTGCAAAAATTGCAAAAGATCATTTTTCCATCTTTATTAATTTTAATGAAAATGATTATCTCGGTGAAGATGAAGATGATAATGAAGAAGCGGTAATTAAACAGCTTTTAGCAACTTCGATTAATACTCTCGATTTTTCCGTTCGGGCTAAAAACTGCTTGGACTCGGCCGGTATTAAAACTCTCGGCGAACTGGCTCAGAAGTCGGAAGATGAGATCGAAAGTATGCGCAATGTCGGCAGAATGACTTTAAATGAAATTCATGCTAAATTGGCGGAATACAATTTGCGCTTGGGTATGACTGATTACAGTCATCTAAAAAATACGATAAAAGTATCAAGACAGAAGGAAGAAACAGATGAAGCATAAGAACGGCTTTAATCCGCTTTCGCGTACAACTGCACATCGCCGTGCTTTGCACCGAAATATGGTTACATCGCTATTTAAGTACGAGCGGATTACGACAACAAAACAAAAAGCGATGGAAGTACGCCGAACTGCGGAAAAATTGATTACACGCTCAAAGGTTGATACATTCAACAACAGGCGTCATGCTGCAAAGTATATCTGGGATGATGATATTGTAAAAAAACTATTCAGCGATATCGGTCCTAGAATGAAAGACAGAAACGGCGGTTACACCCGTATCTTAAAAATCGGCTTCCGTGAAGGCGATGCAGCTGATGTTGCTATCTTGGAACTTGTAGACTATGACTTTGAAAAAAAGGAAAAGGATACAAAGAAAAAAGATGATTCAAAAAAATCCGATGACAAAAAGACTTCCAAGAAAGAAGCAGGTTTTAAATCGTCAAAGGGTGAATCAGAACACAAAAAAAATACCGATCAGGTAGTAGATAGTTCATCAAATCGGAGGTACAACCGTGTCAAAGGCTCATAGAGGTAAGGGAATCCGCGCAGAGCAAAACCGCGGACGCGGGGTATGCCCCGTATGTAACAAAACCGGAATCAAAGTTTTGTACGAACAAGAGATTAACGGTGCAAAAACAAAGATCTGCAAAATATGCAGAGCAAACATTAAGAATAAAAAGGCTGCAGAAGCCCCTGCAGAAAAACCCGCTGAAGCATCAGCCGAATAAATTTTTAAGCCTTTTTTGCACAACGCCCGCCTTGGATGCGGGCGTTTTTTATATCTCTATATTTTTTTCACGGAGATTAGTAATACATTCCTGCATATATTTTTCATCATGCTCCTTGTAAATAGGACTTGTCTTTTTGATTTTCTTTAGTTCGCCGTATGGAGGACTTTTTTTGCCCCGGCCGTTTCCTCGCAATGCACATTATTCTCTGTGCTGCTCTAATAGCTGTTGTGCGGGTAATCTGTTTATCAGGTTTTGATGCCATAGTCTCATGTTAATTTTCCTCTTCCTTAAAAATATTTGAGTCTTCTAAATATTTATTAGGATATTTTTTTAGCAAGGTTAAAAGATAGATTAAAATTTCTTTTTTATTTATTTTTCCATATTTATATAGCTCAATCATATTTAAAAATTTTTCTTTTGCGTTTTTTTCTGCGCAATTTTTAAAATAGCCCCATATGTGCTGAAGGGAATTGATTACTTCTTTTGGGTTTTCTTCAAGTTTAATGGCTTGATCAATTAGGAGCTGCACTTCATCAGGGGCTATGTCTTCTTTTTTTAAAAGCTCTCTTATATCCTTATAAATTTTTTGAGACTTGCTTAAAACCAAA is from Treponema denticola and encodes:
- a CDS encoding DNA-directed RNA polymerase subunit alpha, producing MARKNLLKGFKKPKGLEFAQQESTESYGKFTASPFETGFGTTIGNCLRRILLSSIQGYAISAVLITSHDADGVPHTISSEFENIPNVSEDTLEILNKLKQIRLRLSDESEQGDFHFEFKGPASITSKDFAVEGQLEILGEPFHVMELMKGANVSFDVQVDFGRGYVPAEVNEKYIEIVGTIPMDAIYGPVLKVSYAIEPCRVGQRNDYDKLILEIWTDSTVRPEDVLGEAAKIAKDHFSIFINFNENDYLGEDEDDNEEAVIKQLLATSINTLDFSVRAKNCLDSAGIKTLGELAQKSEDEIESMRNVGRMTLNEIHAKLAEYNLRLGMTDYSHLKNTIKVSRQKEETDEA
- the rplQ gene encoding 50S ribosomal protein L17; this translates as MKHKNGFNPLSRTTAHRRALHRNMVTSLFKYERITTTKQKAMEVRRTAEKLITRSKVDTFNNRRHAAKYIWDDDIVKKLFSDIGPRMKDRNGGYTRILKIGFREGDAADVAILELVDYDFEKKEKDTKKKDDSKKSDDKKTSKKEAGFKSSKGESEHKKNTDQVVDSSSNRRYNRVKGS
- a CDS encoding YbgA family protein, with the protein product MNDNKKISQKLWAQNKYLVLSKSQKIYKDIRELLKKEDIAPDEVQLLIDQAIKLEENPKEVINSLQHIWGYFKNCAEKNAKEKFLNMIELYKYGKINKKEILIYLLTLLKKYPNKYLEDSNIFKEEEN